The stretch of DNA CGAAAAACAAATTGTCACAAAGGAATAAATGAGACTTTGCAGGTTGTGGGAGTGATGAGTGCGACATCTCAGTCGACAGAAgggaaaatatgtttttgttatatagtattaataaaatgatgtcattccaattgtatttttttttttttggtgttcaaACTTTAAAGtaagataaccaaaaaaaaaagaagagattgacCTTCTTCTTGAATATTCGTCGATTTATTTTAGTGTAGCATGGTTAATTTAGCTAGGTCAAAANTTTTGTCAAACCGGTCGTTCCGGCAAATCTTCTTgacttcttaaaaaaaaaaactgtgtaaCAATACTccatttgtttttcaatttctggcataatatttgtttcgaaaatataatatttttaatttggaagCAATATTGTAACTCGTTTACTCTAATAATGCGAACAACATTAAGTCAAAATTATCATCATTTTTATCTTTACAAAGCCaacaaaattaagattttttttgggtgaaatgTGGAGAATTCAATGGAGAGAAAGTTAGATGGGGGTGGTAGATTTTGAGGCAATAAATAGTGGGAAGAATTATGAGTTGTTGCAATTAATGCACGCAAGGCATGCATATTTGTTTTCTCATCCACACTACCGAATGAATAATAagtccttttatttttttgttggagttTGTTCCCGTTTATGAGAAAAAtaatactacaaaaataaaataacaaaacaacaatacaTACTCCCCGAAAAACAAATTGTCACAAAGGAATAAATGAGACTTTGCAGGTTGTGGGAGTGATGAGTGCGACATCTCAGTCGACAGAAgggaaaatatgtttttgttatatagtattaataaaatgatgtcattccaattgtatttttttttttttggtgttcaaACTTTAAAGtaagataaccaaaaaaaaaagaagagattgacCTTCTTCTTGAATATTCGTCGATTTATTTTAGTGTAGCATGGTTAATTTAGCTAGGTCAAAAGTTTGAAATAatctttaatataaaatttgtgttaTACTTATACTACATCCATGAGCCTAGGATTCTGCAATCCACTCCATGGTGGAGTTTTAAATGGACCCATCAATTGGAAGTTGCTTCACACGAACTGAAGTCAgatattgttaattttacatGACTctcaataataatatactacattttataaccaaatatatatttttacatatttcttaatttctaTATTACGTACATgtgttaaagatatatatatatattcaaaaaaaattaagtcaCAAGCAAATAGAAATCGCTTTCTCTCCAATAGAACATGTGATCAAATAAATGATTGTTATGGGTGAGTTAAGATTTAGCAAATGTGGATTCTGATTAACAAAATCCGTGTCGTGGCATAATATAAAGTACAAATTTTGTTAATCAGTAATAGTTAAAAGTCTTTATTTTATTCGACTGTCTACATATAAATTCTAAAGTAAAgtctatttcaaattttaattctttttagttttctataattttgaGCAAATTTTCATAGTGTTACTAAACCATAGTCAATTAAAAATGGTGCCGTTTCAATGTTGTGGTCCGGAAAAAAAGCTGAGAAAAGGAAAAACGAACGGTAGGTCGTAGGCGTAAAAAAGAACCCCGTTGAATTTGACATTTTGCTTTCCAAATAAAATCCCTAGAAATTTATTGGGGTTTTTGGCTTATACTATCTATCATTAAGactttggaaaagaagaaaacttatcgagagagagagagagagagaggaaagagcttgttgttattttactttattttcccgagaaaacccttttgagtttcttctactttcattttgtttcttccaaatctctttcttcactgttcttttttgttgttgtttctgttcATAGTTGTTAGATCTTATGTCTTTTCATGTCCGAATCTTTAAAAAACTTGATAGTATATCTCTTTTCATTTGATTAAACCCATCCACAAAAATTCCAGCTCTCGAGACGATACATTATTGTTCGATCTTCTCCGTAGCTTTGTGACAACAGAATCTAGCTAgggtttcgtttttttaaaaaatttttttagtatatttgtttttaagtctTTGGTTCATAAATTTCCTGCTACAAAACAACAACTGTACATCACCATCATTAAGAGAAACCCATCTGCCTCTTTCCCAATCTCATAAATATTCTCACCGTTCGCTTCTCTCACATCTAAATGTTCTTTCTCTCTgtagcttctctctctctctctctctctttccttctcaAAGGAAAAAcccttttctattttacattcgACAGAAATGAAATGAGTGAAATTTTTTGGATCTTTAACCTTTTTGGTCATGCGGGTTTTGACAAAAGAGTCTCTTACAGAGATCTTTGGCATTCTGTCCACCtcctctctttatatatatgtgtataaagGACAGGTATACGCATCTGCGTTGTGTTTTGTGAAGGGGAGGTGGGCATACTGCCAATAGAGATCTGTTAGGGTTTCTTTGTAAAACCCCTCATGATGTATTCAAGATCACCCGATCCATATTAAGGTCTGAAGAAAAGTAGGTATTATTTTGAATCTACTcaacctttttttattaatatgtgaACACTTCTTGTTCTTATTTAAGTCAATTTCACTTGACAATTCTAtctcttttgatttgattaatcTCTCAAAGTTTAAACGTTTAATGCTTTCTTTGGTTGAGACTCTGATCCGAAGGTGGGTTTCTATATATGATTGACCACATTTGATTGTACCATTGAGACGTTTAATCGTAAGAACTCTTCATCCTTTCTAATTTGCAACGGCGTTGACAAATGTGAGGTTTAGGAATAGTGGTGGCGTTTGAGACGTTTACATCATCTAGGAAAGGTAAACTATTCATAAAGTAAGAGGACCCATGAGTCCCAATAAAGGTACAGGTAGATTGAAATCGTAGGAGAATATGGTAATGAAAAGGAGAATTTACTCTTCCTTTTTATGTTCTTGAAGTGAAGCCCACACAATGTTATGATGATGTCTTCTTTTTCCTTAAGTTGGAATCTATATCTATAGTATGtggttattttgtttataagtaCAAATTGCATGTTTCTATCATCTGATGATATACATGTGTTCAATCTGACAATATGGTATACGAAAAATCAAAGTTCAACCTTCAAGTTGGAATGTAATGATCaggtttctatatatatatgatctaatTAAGCTGGGGACATTTTTATGTCAGTTTTTGATTAGatggtacaaaaaaaaaatgctattgTCTATATATCTTACTCTTACACTAGATTAACCAAGAAACTAGCTGTTGTCTTTTTATGGCGGATAAATGAAACCAAAATCAAGTTCAATCTGATAAAATGATTCTGGTCacatcattttttgtttgagcttaatattgttatttgttaCGATTACTGGATTTTAACGTAGAGAAAATAACCTTATTTGACCTTATACGTTACTATATATAAGCAGAAGTTTAGAACTATAGTGTTCGAAGTCTTTGATGCGCCTATGAGGATTaatcaaggtatatatatagatcaaaaCATTACCATCTCCATTAGTTTTGCAAAATTACAACTCACTCGcgtcaaagaaaaattaaaaaattaaaaattaaaattcaacaaaaaaaaaccttcccCTAGTAGCCTCATCATTGGAAGTGTGTCAGTAGCATTTAAATTATCCTTTCAAGGCAAAATCTCCAAAACTTTTTCTACGTATTTATTTATATGCGCGTGACTCTCAAATTTCCGTTCTAGTTAAGTGGTCAAAGTTGCTTTGTTTTGTCAATTCACAAAAACTCCAATAAGTATTTTTCTATACGTACGTTCTGTAGTGGCTAGTGTGTTGTTGTTGCGTATGATTATTATCCTGCAAACTCTgcgtaatatatatactttaaagaaaacaaatggagTAGTTCAAAAACCTACTTTCtagaaagcaaaagaaaaaatgttctttttttcttaactcaGTTTCCTCCTAAACGGTGAAAAGCCTctgttactactactactatacaTTTAAGGTAACTTAGActcttataaaaaaagaagaaattaggAGAGTTCAaaggctttttttttctaatatgtaATGGTCTCAAGCTTGTTGAATTTGGGCTTTACATATTACATTATATGATAAGATTTAGGCCCAAAGCCTCTTAATATATAGCACATTTACAAGTCTACTATAACATATGATATGCACAATGTtggtaaaagttttatatattcttGTATGAATTGGTGGCTGATTAAGAAGCTCAGAGAACTCTGAAGTGATATAACCTTATCACTATAATCAAAGATGATATACCAAACAACATATACCACACCACATCAGCTGATTAGGTTGATTACatagttcaaacttcaaacaaaCCGTTTTACAAGTTCCATTTGGCCGTAACACTATTTCTTGGAAAAACTATTCAAATTCAAACTAGGTATTTCAAACTCcttctatttttaattaattatcgtTCTAGAGGATAATTTTGTATCaaattagttgtcgttttacgTTTTCAATACAGTTTTATAtgataatatcaaataaaacaatatattagttagagataaaacagaaaaattaaatatttttttaatatgtgtaaaaaaaaaattaaaatagaggGACTGTAAGACAaactgtcaaaaatataaaagattttagCGTATAAAAGTCGCATAcagatattttttataaaaaaatatgaatgtgAAAAAATATCTGTATGTGATTAAATTTTGGTACCTATCTATAGACCGACGACTTAACGGCAAACTCGGTGAAGAAGACTTGAAAGACCGATGCTCACAGCGTTTGCAAGTCACGCGCGTTCTCACGTTTTCGCATTTGTTACCGTCCCAACAATCACGCGCCGCCTCCGTATAAATACCTTATCATCACGTCGCATAtcgtctctctcctcttcttcttctcttctcattaGCAAAGAAAACTTCTCCAATCATCGACCCAagtctcttgttcttcttcgttCTCGTTCTTGTTCGACCTCCGCGGTTATGGGATCTTCTTCTGTGTTCGGCGACCTGTTACAGTATCCTTCTGCCCGTCGTGATGATTCCGTCGTCGATGACTACCACGGCGTCAAGATCGTAGATCCGTACCGTTGGTAAGTGTTCGTTTAGGTTTTTGTAATGGCTCCGTAGCTCTGGATTTGACTTGGAGATTGACCTTCCTAAATTGTTGGAGATTGACCTTCCTAAATTGTTGGAGATTTCTTgtgatttgatttcaatttaGTTATGCTTTTGTATCCTTCTTTGCGTTGAATTTTGTCATTCTGGATTTGTGTGTTTCGATAGGTTAGAGGATCCTGATGCTGAAGAAGTGAAGCAATTCGTGGAGAACCAAGTGAAATTGACAGATTCTGTGCTTGAGAAATGCGAAACTAAGGAGAAGCTCCGTCAGAATATAACCAAACTTATCGATCATCCGCGTTACGATTCACCGTTTAGGCAAGGGAATAAGTACTTTTACTTCCATAACACTGGCTTACAGGCTCAAAGTGTGCTTTATATGCAGGTATATTTCTTGGAGAGACATAGCATTTGTATCAGTACATATATACATcgagctttgttttttttatttttcatttgagTTTTGATTGCGTTTTGAGTTCAGGATGATCTTGATGCTGAGCCAGAGGTTTTGCTTGATCCGAATACTCTTAGTGATGATGGAACAGTGGCTTTGAACACCTTTTCTGTTAGTGAGGATGCTAAGTATCTGGCTTATGGTCTTAGTGCTAGTGGTAGCGACTGGGTGACAATTAAGCTGATGAAGATCGAGGACAAGAAAGTGGAGCCTGATACTTTAACATGGGTATGTCCCTTTTACATTGTAGCTGATTAGTGAGGTTTGATCAGCAAAGTTCTACTATCAAGGTTTCTGATATATTCATGTTTTCTCTCTTGGAACAGGTTAAGTTTACCGGCATTACGTGGACACACGACAGCAAAGGATTTTTCTATGGTCGCTACCCAGCTCCCAAGTAAGTCATGTATACTATACTTGATTTCTGGCTTAAGAGACGTACAAGATGTGTTGGAAGAAGCCTTTCATTACAGTTCAGAAAGCTTAGTTATTCTGccaatttgattttgtagagAAGGAGAGGATATCGATGCTGGCACCGAGACTAATTCTAACCTTTATCATGAGCTGTATTACCATTTTCTTGGCACCGATCAATCTCAAGATATCTTGTGCTGGAGAGATCACGAGAATCCTAAGTATCTGTTCGGCGCTGAAGTCACTGATGATGGGAAGGTAACACAACCAGTTCTTATCTTGGCTTAACTTCGTTTAAGCTCATACACCTcacccttttttgttttctgtaaatGCTACCAGAAAAccattttaatcattttccGCTTTTTTGTATGATGGTCATGTTACTTAATCCGTGATTCGTTATCTGGAACTTGAATTCTTAGTTCCTGATTTGAATCTCACCATGTTGTTTCTTCATGCAGTACTTAGTCATGAGCATTAGCGAAGGTTGTGACCCTGTCAACAAGTTATACTACTGCGATATGACTTCATTTGCAGGAGGTCTTGAGAGTTTCAGAGGAAGCAGCAGTTTTCTTCCATTCATAAAGCTTGTTGACAATTTTGACGCGCAATATAGTGTTATCTCTAATGATGAGACTATATTTACTTTCTTGACAAATAAAGATGCCCCTAAGTACAAATTAGTCCGGGTTGATCTAAAGGAACCAAACAGTTGGACTGATGTTGTTGAAGAACACGAGAAGGATGTCCTAGCATCAGCTTGTGCAGTCAATGGGAATCAACTGGTCGCATGCTACATGAGTGATGTAAAGCACATTCTGCAAATTAGAGACTTGAAATCTGGTTCCTTGCTTCACCAATTACCTCTAGATATTGGTTCAGTATCTGATGTTTCTGCTCGTCGCAAGGACAACAGCTTTTTCTTTAGCTTTACTAGCTTCCTTACTCCTGGTGTGATTTACAAGTGTGGCTTAGCCAATGAATCTCCAGAAGTTAAGGTGTTCCGGGAGGTTACTGTACCCGGATTTGATAAGGAAGCATTTCAAGCCACTCAGGTAACGCACTCTCTAGTTGCATCTTCCTGttctttcaaaatttcattTGCTTGGCTTATGTTAAAGTGGATTCTGGCCCTCTTTGTAGGTCTTCTATCCCAGCAAGGATGGAACAAAGATACCAATGTTTATTGTGGCCAAAAAGAATATTAAGCTTGATGGATCACACCCATGTTTGCTCTATGCATATGGTGGGTTTAACATAAGCATAACACCGTCATTCAGTGCTAGCCGCATTGTGCTTAGCAAGCATCTCGGTGTTGTTTTCTGCTTTGCAAACATCCGGGGTGGTGGGGAGTATGGTGAGGAATGGCACAAAGCAGGTTCACTTGCCAAAAAGCAGAACTGCTTCGATGACTTTATTTCTGGGGGAGAGTACCTCGTGTCTGCTGGTTATACACAACCGAGCAAGCTGTGTATTGAAGGTGGCAGCAATGGTGGACTCTTAGTTGGTGCTTGCATAAACCAGGTAAGTCTATCTCTAAAGCTTAGAATTTgcaatctttattttatatagcTGGCACACTTATGCATAATTCTAATTCTGCAGAGACCAGACCTTTTTGGGTGTGCTTTGGCTCATGTGGGCGTCATGGACATGTTACGATTTCACAAGTTCACCATAGGTGAGTTCaattatttctctttctttatatcTGCTGTCTTTCATGGTTCTTTAACTCATGAGATGTTTTGCATGCATAGGTCATGCCTGGACTTCTGATTATGGCTGCTCCGAGAATGAAGAGGAGTTTCATTGGCTGATAAAGTAAGTCTTGTAGTATATGATATGTATGGGTTGTTGTGTTGATTTGTTTCCCAATGCTGTTTTTTGTTACAATTTGGATGTGAATGTGAAAAAGGTACTCGCCTCTGCACAATGTGAAGAGGCCATGGGAGCAACAAAGTGATCATCTAGTTCAGTACCCATCCACTATGTTACTGACTGCTGATCACGATGACAGAGTTGTGCCACTTCACTCTTTGAAGTTACTTGCGGTCCGTCCCCtatcttgtttctgttttcttttgtgtctTTTCTTTAAGGAGCCAGCTTATAGCTAAATGCTTCTTCCCGTATATATTTGCAGACGTTGCAGCACGTGCTGTGCACAAGCTTAGAGAATAGTCCACAGACAAACCCCATAATTGGTCGTATAGAAGTCAATGCCGGGCACGGAGCTGGTCGTCCAACTCAAAAGATGGTAATAACAAAATTCACGTTAGTTATGCTTTACATTCAATCGTGGCTGAAAAAAATTGAGGTTTTTTAACAGATTGATGAGGCAGCTGATCGGTATGCATTCATGGCAAAGATGGTGAATGCTTCATGGACCGAGTAAAAAAGAATCCCTTACCTACACGCAATTTCTCAACTAGTTTGGTGTTTTATGATTCACACACAAACAGATCACAttttttcagtttcagtttttcATTTGACATTCATGCTGTATGGTCCAGTTTATGATGTCCCTTCTAAGCTTGACACCCAAAATTAGGGTATAAGGTACTTTGGAGTGGGTGGATTGTATTGAACAGATTCTTTTCGAAATCCCATACCGAAATGTAGCAATCAGTTGAATATTTGAGATTGGCTCGGTTTATGTGGCTTTCATAAGAGAGAGGTAGAATCTGTTATGGCAACCGCAAAATATCCCTGGTTGCATTTTGGGTTTCACTACATACACATACGATACAATCAACAATTTTCATTAACCGTGACCGACATCAAAGAGTATTTATTCAGGAACGGAAACCAGTTCATGTAATGGCTGTTTTGCCTTCTGAAACGTTTGTCGCCTTTGCAACATTATGACTGTATTAAAGACCTAAAAGTTTTAAAGCGACGAAGATAAGCCGCGTATATCAACATAACCAGATAACACAGTCTTGTTCCTCTCCTTCACTTTTGTCTGATATATTACCCTGTGAATTCATGAAAGCTAAGCTCAGGATTGCATAAAACAGTGCCTATGGATAATAATacgaggaagagagaaaacaaattctacCTCAAGTCTTCAAGCCACATTTCGGTTATCAGAGTTTCACCGGGAAAAACAATTGTGAGGAATCGTCCTGATATGGTTTTGACAGCGGCTGGGTCACCCTTGCAAACACACTTGATGATTGCCTTGATTGCAAAACCCAGTGTGCACAACCCATGCAATATCGGGCGAGGGAATCTTCAATGAAACAAGTGTCAGCCGTGTGGGAAGTAAGTAATGTGCgagttttagaaagaaaaaaggagaaacatTTCAGTGGTTACTACTACCCAATTAACCCATGTAATGTCCAAGTCATACAATGAATAATGAATTTTAATCATTTCAACCTGTTGAATTTCAAATaacaaaacttgtttaaaacaaaagagCTTATAAGGGGTACACTAACCCGGCAAGTTTTGCAAATTCTGGATCTGAATGCAGAGGATTATAGTCACCAGACAGCCTATAAAGTAATGCCTGCAAGGAGATATAAACCAAGATTGTTAGATAGTGTGAACAAGTAGGGAATCAAAGGGAACATAAACAACTTAAATGAAAAACATCAGTACACCTCAATGAAAAATTAGATGCTTGCCTGTGATGGTTGGGTTCGCTCTTCGCATACCGTTAAAGGTTGCCTTTGTGGGATTTTCACAGCTAAACCCTGGTTACTTGGataatttttgtaagaaaatggtTGAGAAGAATTTGAGAAACCGCCAGCACCTCTTAGAAATACTGTCGTCCTGCAGAGAGTAAGTTCAGGATTAGTTCATAAGTTTCCAAGGCAAAATTTCCCAGAATAAGTACCTGCAGAGACGTTCTTACCTATTCGTGCANCCAAAATGTCCCAGAATGAGTACCTGCAGAGACGTTCTTACCTATTCGTGCATAACAGTTCCCCTGACCCTTGCTCGTAACTTTTGGTTTCTATTTCAAGGATAGCTGCTTTACCTAAAAGATTGTCATTGAGAGAGAACAGAAAAAGGATGAATTTAAATTGCCTTGAATTTTCCCATGTCAATGATGGATGCATAACAGGAAAAGACCAAATTATTCCACTTCCTGTTAAGTTAGGGTTAGTATAGCTAAATGCTTGGagttacaatatttttaatatagcaACTTCCTCTGAGTTAATTAAGTCTACTTTTTAATTCTCTTTAGTAGTTTGGTTTTCTGCTGAAACGTGGTGACACAGAAAACAAACAGTAGGGACAAGTACCTTTATCTTGCAATCCAGCAAGGCTTACTTTGTTAATTAACTGCATCAACATGTACAACATCAATTCAGAAATATAAAGCAAAGGCCACTTCGTATATAGTTGTCCAAGGTCTTCGAAAACAATACTCCAGAATGAAGGTATGATACTTAGTGAAAATCCTAGagtcaaaacatatatatgcatataggTATAGTACACGTAAAAGCTACTTACAGATGCCTTGGAAGGTAATGGCCTGCATATTTCTATGTACTGCTGTCCATGCAACAAGAGACTAGGATCAAATCTGCAACAAGAAACAATAACATCATCATGCCAGGTttcatccttcttccacatcttCAATGTATTCAATTGTGACAGGGATTGACACAGTTTTAATAATTGTGGAACACTTAGGATGAAACTTCCACGAGCCAATTTCATTAGAGAAACTTCAGAACTTGAAACAAATCCAGTTTACAACAAAAGTGGCAAGACAGAAATTGTGCTTACTTAAAACCCGGAAAATTCAGTCTTGTCATAGATCCAAGGGTGAATAGTGAGGCAAAAGTTGGTAATACCTATAATTTAcatagattaattaaaaaaggcaaagaaattaaaaaaacagtCACAAGTAGACCCAGA from Camelina sativa cultivar DH55 chromosome 9, Cs, whole genome shotgun sequence encodes:
- the LOC104713277 gene encoding prolyl endopeptidase, with protein sequence MLTAFASHARSHVFAFVTVPTITRRLRINTLSSRRISSLSSSSSLLISKENFSNHRPKSLVLLRSRSCSTSAVMGSSSVFGDLLQYPSARRDDSVVDDYHGVKIVDPYRWLEDPDAEEVKQFVENQVKLTDSVLEKCETKEKLRQNITKLIDHPRYDSPFRQGNKYFYFHNTGLQAQSVLYMQDDLDAEPEVLLDPNTLSDDGTVALNTFSVSEDAKYLAYGLSASGSDWVTIKLMKIEDKKVEPDTLTWVKFTGITWTHDSKGFFYGRYPAPKEGEDIDAGTETNSNLYHELYYHFLGTDQSQDILCWRDHENPKYLFGAEVTDDGKYLVMSISEGCDPVNKLYYCDMTSFAGGLESFRGSSSFLPFIKLVDNFDAQYSVISNDETIFTFLTNKDAPKYKLVRVDLKEPNSWTDVVEEHEKDVLASACAVNGNQLVACYMSDVKHILQIRDLKSGSLLHQLPLDIGSVSDVSARRKDNSFFFSFTSFLTPGVIYKCGLANESPEVKVFREVTVPGFDKEAFQATQVFYPSKDGTKIPMFIVAKKNIKLDGSHPCLLYAYGGFNISITPSFSASRIVLSKHLGVVFCFANIRGGGEYGEEWHKAGSLAKKQNCFDDFISGGEYLVSAGYTQPSKLCIEGGSNGGLLVGACINQRPDLFGCALAHVGVMDMLRFHKFTIGHAWTSDYGCSENEEEFHWLIKYSPLHNVKRPWEQQSDHLVQYPSTMLLTADHDDRVVPLHSLKLLATLQHVLCTSLENSPQTNPIIGRIEVNAGHGAGRPTQKMIDEAADRYAFMAKMVNASWTE
- the LOC104713278 gene encoding enoyl-CoA hydratase 2, peroxisomal-like, with translation MATSESEFNPDLLLAHKLPETQYTYNERDVAIYALGIGACGEDAVDSDELKFVYHRDGQDYIQVLPTFASLFTLGSMTRLNFPGFKFDPSLLLHGQQYIEICRPLPSKASLINKVSLAGLQDKGKAAILEIETKSYEQGSGELLCTNRTTVFLRGAGGFSNSSQPFSYKNYPSNQGLAVKIPQRQPLTVCEERTQPSQALLYRLSGDYNPLHSDPEFAKLAGFPRPILHGLCTLGFAIKAIIKCVCKGDPAAVKTISGRFLTIVFPGETLITEMWLEDLRVIYQTKVKERNKTVLSGYVDIRGLSSSL